The Triticum urartu cultivar G1812 unplaced genomic scaffold, Tu2.1 TuUngrouped_contig_1815, whole genome shotgun sequence genomic sequence CTGAGATGGCTGAAAAGTTATGCGGTTGTAATGTCTCTAAATGTGATGTTTTGGGATCAAAATAGTGCGATGGTTTTTTATTTAGGTAGCACTTTTATATATAAAGTTGACATGTGGGCCCCAAATGTCAATGCAGAACTACCCGTAAAAGTGCACAAACTCAAATGCACCCACACAATCAAAGAAAGTTAATCTCCCTAAAGGAGGCTTTGCATTTATATTGTGATGGTTAGGCCAGAAAGTCAATCTCCAAAAATCATCAATCTTCTTTGGTACTCATTGCTCCAACAATACTAAGCAAAAGGTAATGGGAATTTTGGGGGTCACAAATGAATCATTCCACGATACATATCTTAGAATGCCTACTCATGTGCGCAGGTCGCCAGCCAGGACATTCAAATTCCTAAATGACAAAGTTTGGCAACGCATCATTTGTTTTTCATATCGACCCCCTTCTTGGGCAGGAAAAGAAGTTTTGCTGAAATCTGTGGTTCAGGCTATTCCGACATATATTATGAGCTGTTTCTGAATACCCATTTCTACATGTGAAGGGATGAGACAAGCTGTTGCTGATTATTGCTGGGGTAGAGAAGATGGTAAGAGGAAAGTTCACTGGCGTTCATGGGAATGGTTATCCACACCAAAAAAGCTTGGTAGactaggtttccatgattttcGCTCTTCAACCAAGCTATCTTGGCAGACAATGTTGGAGGCTTCTTACTGAGCCAGATTCTCTTTGTGCTCGGGTTCTCAAAGGACCCTATTTTCCCTACTACAATTTTTGGGATGCGCCCAAGCCTAGGTCTTCATCCTATACTTGGAGAAGTATTCTCTATGACCGAGAGCTTGTTAAGGCTGGTGTTCATTGGGGAATTGCTAATGGCCAAAAGGTTAAAATTATGACAGATCATTGGATTCCCGAACGACCACCGCACATGTTGCAAACTCTATCTCCAATTCCAGAATATGCTAAAGTGTGTTGTCTCATGGATGGACATGGTCATAGGAACAAAGAAACCGTTAGAACTTTTTTCCCGGAGAAAACTGTTGAACTCATATTACAAACACAAATTAGCAGCCATGTAGGAGAGGATTTTGTGTATTGGCATCATAATCGCTTTGGACTATATACTGTATGTTCATCTTACAATCTTGCTCGATCTTTGGATTTCTTTTTATCACACAGTAAGACTGGCCATGGACTCCCGTCAAGTAGGGAAGTTGAGGAGAAATATTGAAAGGCAATCTGGGCAATCAAGGCCCCAAACAAAATGAACATAGTGCTCTGGAGGTTCGCACACGACTGCCTCCCATCCGGACTTCAATTATGCCATCGGAATATCCCCACAAATCCTGCTTGTGTGCATTGTGGGGGAGACAAGAGTATTGAGCACCGTTTGTTGTTCTGTCAGTTTGCTTCCGAGGTTTGGAACAAGGTCAAAAAAGGGTTCGACATCCACCTCTGTTGCAAAAACGTCCACTCAACGAAACAATGGCTATTTGATTTCATTGATAGAGCATCACCAGACCAGTCCACTGTCTTGGCAATCACTGCATGGCATATTTGGGAAGCAAGGAATGCGGTAAGGAATGGTGAAGGTAATATCCATCCACACTGTGTTGCCTCAAAGATCCACGATTATGTTGATTTGGTTCTGCTGCATCTCTTTAGGACTGTTCCAGGGCACAATCGTGAGACACCGTCAAATTCATCGGTTAAAtggtctccgccgccgcccggatcAATCCTTATTAACGTCGAGGCAGCTATCTTCTCAAACTTGCACAAACTGGGAATTGGCACCCTGATTCGGAACCACAAAGGCTAATGCTTGGTCACTTGCACCGAGCCACTTAAAGGGATGGTACAGCCAGAACTTGCTGAAAGTTGGGCGCTCCGTCAAGCTGTGATTCTCGCCCGTGATGAGGGACTGGCCTCTGTCATTTTCGCTTCTGATTGCCTTTCCTTAGTACAACGAGTGAACTCTTCATCCATAGACAGGTCTAAAGTGGGTGTAGTAGTGCCAGATATTAAGCCTTTGGTTGCTTGTTTTTCTTCAGTTTCCTTCTACCATGTCAAGCGGTCGTTGAATGTTGTTGCTCACATACTAGCTAGGTACTGTGAGTTTGCTAGTTCAAAAGTTGTTTACTATTCTACTCCAGTATCAGGCAAACTCTATGTACTGATGTATACTAATGAATAAAAGGCAGCattctcaaaaaagaaaagaaaagtgTCAAGTACTATTCACATCAATCATGGATACTGCAGAAAGAGTAATGCTACCGATACGAACATTTTAGTTGCAGAGGAAATTTACGGGCTGGTGTGGCGCCATCTCGATGGATTAGTGACAGAATCATAGTGAAAGTCAAGAGGAAAGGTTAGTGGAATTGGTGGAAGATTAGTCATAACCCTATCTTTAACGACTTTGTTCGTAGGTTTAGGATTATTGGCCTAACTTCATTTCGTTGACGGAGCAGGTTGTAGTTTTATAATAAATTTTCAGAATTTGTCATCGGTCAATATAGCTGAAAGTCAACACATCTATGAAGAAACGGTGCAATAAGATGGAGAATAAAGATATAAAATACGCTACAAGGAAATTAAGCAATTAAGTTCAGGTGGGCGATcgccttccgttgcctcttcacACTACAGGGAAATTAAATGAAGTCGAGTATGAAACATACTTGGTGAAGGATCTTAGGAAAGATGAGTAGTCCATATTTATTGTTGTCCATAAAATGGACATAGGATCTTAGGGAAGACAGTACAGGTTACAAAAAAGGTATTTCGTCTACTCTAACTGTTATGCACAAATATATTGCACGAATGTTCTAATAAAGTGGATCAGCAACATGGATCTTGTACAATTTACATATAGTAGCACGGTGAAATGCAAATGAGAAGATTGCCTTTTTGTCAACTCTTGTGATCGATGAACAGACAGTTCAGTTCAGTGTGCCATTCAAAGGCAGATGCTTCTGAAAATCAGAAGAACTGGAAGCGAAAGTGAACAAACAGAGCAAGGATGACCGGCCGGTCACCTGTGCTTCCATCGGTACCTAGAAGACGGGGAGTGGATAGCGCCGGTGCCGGTGCGGGtgcgacgaccctgctgcttctgCTTCTCGTGCCCGCCTGTCACCGGCGCCTTACCATGGCCATGGCGGCGACCGATGGTACTCTTGCCCCCGTCGCCCTCCGTCTCCGTCTCCGTCATCATCTCTCCAAAGCAGGCCGCGGTACTCTGGTATCTTGCGGATCGAAAGAACCATTTCAACTCATCGAGGATAGAAAACCGCCGTATGACGAGGATAGGAGTAGGACGATCAAGAAGCCTATCTTCCCACTGTCGCGTGGCCCTCACAAACATCTCCTTCCAGCTCGTGCTCGTCTCCGGCAGGTCGTCGTGGGAATCGCTGTCGCCGCCGAGCGGCCAGCACCACCACCACAGCCAGTTCAACCGTAGCGCCTTGTACCTGGGCATCCAGAGCTGGCGGTCCCGGTCGGGCTCGGCCACCAAGCGCCTCAGCTCGGTGCAGGTGCTCTCCACCCTCAACAGGTCCTTCCCGTCGGCAAGCCTCTCCAGGATCGCCGCCATCATGTCGCTCGGGAGGGACATGAAGGTAGGGGCTCGTCCCGGCACCACGCCGTGCACAAGGCATAGATCCGAGAAGATGCGCCGGCTGAATCCGTCGCTGACCGTCCTCCAGAGCGCGGCCGTCGGGGAGGCGTCGTTCCGCAGCAGCCTGCGCGCTGTGCCGTTCAGATGGCCCGACAGGAGCGGCGCGACGGAGAGCGCGTCCAGGCACATCAAGTGCGGGCTGATCCGGACAGAGGAGATCTGCAGGTAGAAGATGACGTGCCGCCCGTTGGTGCACACCCTCAGCGCGGCGACGCCCATGTCCATGCCGGGGCAGCAGCTGCGGCGCGGTGTACTCCAGGGACAGGGTCGAGGCCGTCGCGCCCACCTCGGTCGGAAGCCGGCAGGTATAAGACAGATCCGGATcccggcggtggcggcgaggcACGCTGAAGCCCGCCTCGAGGAAGGCGGCGTGGACCACGATCACTAGACGACCCAGGCGGCGCTCGGCGTTCCACCGGCGAGCGTCCACTACTCCGTGGAGGGGCGAAACCATGGACGACATGGCTGGCTACGAGCGCGCGGTGAGGCCAGGTGCGCCTTTTGATTGTGTAAAGAGGGGTCTGGTGATGGTGAGTTTTCAATGGCGAAGCTAGCTGCTTTGACGAAGCCCTGAatgatatttttttgtttttggaGCTTGCTTTTCTTGTacggcaacccctttttcctagaTTCGTGTTGTCTTGTAAATGGATCATCCTTTGCAATTTCTAGCCGTCTGATCCACACGAGGGGTCAACAGAGGCTGAAGAAGTCAAACCCTAGGGGCAAAGCTAAGCAGCATACAACACATTTTCATTAGCTATGTTAATCTGCAGACAATTGTTTCGTTATCTAGGGATTCTAATTCATCATTGAAAATCAAAGAACAAAGAATAAAAATGTATTGAGGATAGATTTGAGAAGAAGCTTTACCTGTTGGAAGGGCAACATTATGCCCTATGAGGTAGGCTGATACTTGTAAACTCGGTGCTTACAAGTCTGCCTATGTTCATGCTTTCTTTCTTCAAAATACCTGTAGCAGTACAGAAAAGATTGGGCTTTTACAGAGCGCCCTTTTTTTGACAGAGCAATGAGAATAAAACAAAATATAGACTGGTTAAGTGGGATATTATGTGTAGGCCAAAGGACCAATGGGGTTTGGGTATTGAGAACTTGGAGATTAAAAACAAGTGTTTGATTAGTAAATGGGCATATCAATTATCCTCTGATAAAGAGGGAGTATGCATACATTCATTGCATAACAAGTATCTACATTCTAAGACCTTATTTCAAGTAATGGATCAGCCGAATGATTCACTCTTTTGGAAGGGTCTCATGAGGACTAATGTTGCTTTCCTTCAATAGAGAGAAGTTTATTATTGGTGACGGGCGTGCCACTCGGTTTGGGAGGATATTGGGCTCGGAATACACCTCTAGTCTTACAGTATCCAACACTTTATATATTGTATAACAAAAGGAGGCCTATGTGTGTACAATACTAGGGTCGGTTCCCTCAAATATCCAGTTCAGACGGAACCTAGTTGTGGAAAGATGGGTTGCGGGCTGCATTAGTTCGAAGGGTGATGGAAGTCACCTTATATAATGAGCTTTGGCTCATTTTGATTGAAATAATGAGCTTTGACTCATTTCGATTTACACTATCTGTTTCAGGCGTGTTTTCGTTAAATCAATACTAGCATGGCACGCGCGGCGGCACGCCGCGCCCGTCGATGTGTTATATTTATACAGATTGTATTATTTATATATAATGGGCATTGTTATATTTGTAACGATGGAACCGTTGATGATTAGAACCCAGAAAGAGTATATGTGATGGGTCCAGTAATATATGATAGAAAAGAAGTACATTTATTGCAGCCATGCACGATATGTACTGATAAACAGAAAGGTACACACTAATACATAACTAATAATGTCTACTTATTGGCACTATAAACAGTCCATTTGGAAAGAATACATTTGTTATCACCATGAGCGCTACATCTTGCAAGGTGGGAGTATACACTGTCATTTATTTCTAGCAATACTAAACACATTACATTCATTCACTGTTTATATCATTCTAGTGTAACCTCCTGCAGGATTGACACTTGTAAATAAACGACATGGAGCTTTTGCAAATTGTTGCATGTGACCTATAGGTGCATTAGCGCTAGTGTAAGAACTAATTAGATCACAAGTCCGTCGACGCTAGGGTACATATGGAGTGGTATGATACTCGAAAAATTGGCACATATCTTTGCCAAGATTTTAGTTTGCCTTATGAATTGACTTTGTTGAGCATTGTTATGTTAGCAAGGATGTTTCTTTCACATGGCAGCAGTATTTGATATCAGATGATAATTATGGTAttatacccttgtagatcgctaagcggaagcgttcaagtgaacggggttgatggagtcgtactcgtcgtgattcaaatcaccgatgatcaagtgccgaacgcacgacacctccgcgttcaacacacgtacagcccggtgacgtctcccacgccttgatccagcaaggagagagggagaggttgaggaagactccatccaacagcagcacaacggcatggtggtggtggaggagcgtggcaatcctgcagggcttcgccaagcaccacgggagaggagaagaacttgggagagagggagggctgcaccaaaggcataaggtgTGTGTctagaggccctcctaccctcactatatatagggagcccaagggggggtgcgctagccctaggagatccaatctcctagggggcggcggccaggggaggtttccctccccccaaggcacctaggaggtgccttccctccttgggactcttccttagggttccccttcaccctaggcgcatgggccctaggggaagtggcgccccagcccactttgggctggatcccttcccacttcagcccatgggaccctccgggataggtggccccacccggtgggcccccgggacccttccagtggtcccggtacaataccgatgaccccgaaacttgtcccgatggccgaaataggacttcctatatataaatctttacctccggaccattccggaactcctcgtgacgtccgggatctcatccgggactccgaacaacattcggtaaccacatacaagcttcctttataaccctagcgtcatcgaaccttaagtgtgtagaccctacgggttcgggagacatgcagacatgaccgagacgttctccggtcaataaccaacagcgggatctggatacccatgttggctcccacatgttccacgatgatctcatcggatgaaccacgatgtcaaggacttaatcaatcccgtatacaattccctttgtctatcggtatgttacttgcccgagattcgatcgtcggtatcccgataccttgttcaatctcgttaccggcaagtctctttactcgttccgtaacacatcatcccatgatcaactccttggtcacattgcgcatatgatgatgtcctaccgagtgggcccagagatacctctccgttaacacggagtgacaaatcccagtctcgattcgtgccaaaccaacagacactttcagagatacctgtagtgcacctttatagtcacccagttacgttgtgacgtttgatacacccaaagcattcctacggtatccgggagttgcacaatctcatggtctaaggaaatgatacttgacattagaaaagctttagcatacgaactacacgatctagtgctatgcttaggattgggtcttgtccatcacatcattctcctaatgatgtgatcccgttatcaatgacatccaatgtccatggtcaggaaaccgtaaccatctattgatcaacgagctagtcaactagaggcttactagggacatggtgttgtctatgtatccacacatgtatctgagtttcctatcaatagaattatagcatggataataaacgattatcatgaacaagaaaatataataataaccaatttattattgcctctagggcatatttccaacagatccAGTGTTCTTTATTTATGTTGGCTGCAAATTCTTATTCTATATTGAACCGCATCATGTACTTGTGCTTATTTTATTTTAAAATATGATCGGAAGCATGCAAGTGTAACCGAAGTACAATCAATTAAAGGAGGTAACAGATGGAGAAGGATACCCTAGTTCACAACTTTTTCCTTGTAAGACCTTGTTTATCTATGTTATGCATGTATGTTATTATACATATTTACTGTAGAACTTGCACTCCTCTTTTGGAATATTAAGTGCTTATATTTTTATATGGGCCAAAAAAGGGCTAAAGTTAAAAATGTTGCGTAGACTCTAAATTATCAGAAAAGAT encodes the following:
- the LOC125526770 gene encoding uncharacterized protein LOC125526770, whose protein sequence is MDMGVAALRVCTNGRHVIFYLQISSVRISPHLMCLDALSVAPLLSGHLNGTARRLLRNDASPTAALWRTVSDGFSRRIFSDLCLVHGVVPGRAPTFMSLPSDMMAAILERLADGKDLLRVESTCTELRRLVAEPDRDRQLWMPRYKALRLNWLWWWCWPLGGDSDSHDDLPETSTSWKEMFVRATRQWEDRLLDRPTPILVIRRFSILDELKWFFRSARYQSTAACFGEMMTETETEGDGGKSTIGRRHGHGKAPVTGGHEKQKQQGRRTRTGTGAIHSPSSRYRWKHR